A section of the Deinococcus taeanensis genome encodes:
- a CDS encoding ribokinase, protein MTVLVVGSVNLDLTVRAGRIPAPGETVLGQDAVTSPGGKGANQAVAAALAGAPVALTGAVGQDAFREDALRGLQAAGVNLSGLHTLAAPTGLALITVNDEGENAITVASGANAHLRPHHLPGTLHGVTHVLLQQELPPEVTLAAAQRAHAAGAHVLLNAAPTRATAPALLALVHHLIVNEHELAALQPGETEPAARALLTRGPQAVTVTLGGRGSLTVTAQETLPLAAHPIQVVDTTGAGDTFCGVLAARLAQGDPLPTALHAAGVAGALTCTRPGAQNAMPTWGQVQAQFTRP, encoded by the coding sequence ATGACCGTGCTTGTCGTTGGCAGCGTGAACCTGGACCTCACCGTCCGCGCCGGGCGGATTCCTGCCCCCGGCGAAACCGTCCTCGGGCAGGACGCCGTGACCTCCCCCGGCGGCAAGGGCGCCAATCAGGCCGTGGCGGCCGCCCTGGCCGGCGCCCCTGTGGCCCTCACCGGTGCGGTCGGCCAGGACGCTTTCCGGGAGGACGCCCTGCGCGGCCTGCAGGCCGCCGGCGTTAACCTCAGCGGCCTGCACACCCTGGCCGCCCCCACCGGCCTCGCCCTGATCACTGTGAACGACGAGGGCGAAAACGCCATTACCGTCGCCAGCGGCGCCAACGCCCACCTGCGCCCGCACCACCTGCCCGGCACTCTGCACGGCGTGACCCACGTGCTGCTGCAACAGGAACTGCCGCCCGAAGTCACGCTCGCGGCCGCGCAGCGCGCCCACGCGGCCGGCGCACACGTTCTCCTGAACGCGGCCCCCACCCGCGCCACCGCCCCCGCCCTGCTGGCCCTGGTGCACCACCTGATCGTGAATGAACACGAACTGGCCGCCCTGCAGCCCGGCGAGACCGAACCCGCCGCCCGCGCCCTCCTGACCCGCGGCCCGCAGGCCGTGACCGTCACCCTCGGCGGCCGCGGCAGCCTGACCGTGACCGCGCAGGAGACCCTGCCCCTCGCCGCGCACCCCATTCAGGTGGTGGACACCACCGGTGCGGGCGACACCTTCTGCGGCGTCCTGGCTGCCCGTCTCGCCCAGGGGGACCCGCTGCCTACCGCGCTGCACGCCGCCGGCGTGGCCGGCGCCCTCACCTGCACCCGCCCGGGCGCGCAGAACGCCATGCCCACCTGGGGTCAGGTTCAGGCGCAGTTCACCCGGCCCTGA
- a CDS encoding heavy-metal-associated domain-containing protein: MTGMTNTATRVLLGVRGMSRDAGTTVAEALRAIPGIVRVTPDEGQLEVHYDPSQLTVMDLVRAIRRQGFLAGMI, translated from the coding sequence ATGACCGGCATGACGAACACCGCCACCCGCGTACTGCTGGGCGTGCGCGGCATGAGCCGCGACGCCGGAACCACTGTCGCCGAGGCCCTCAGGGCCATTCCCGGAATCGTGCGCGTCACCCCGGACGAAGGGCAGCTGGAAGTGCACTACGACCCCTCGCAACTCACGGTCATGGACCTGGTGCGCGCCATCCGCCGCCAGGGGTTCCTGGCCGGCATGATCTGA
- a CDS encoding DUF1999 domain-containing protein, translating to MRYRTFSEPDYPALQALDLTLQRAADPHYDALPDRERDGRLHTSLPALKFYERSEHSFVAEENGTLHGFVLAQSVWQGDRPIVLVRTLSVHPDAPADVPGALLHATVKSAYDSAVYEIHFPMTPALHAAAQAESAVLTGAYAVCHLGTRADTAPGERLPIPPAQGA from the coding sequence ATGCGTTACCGCACCTTCAGTGAACCCGATTACCCGGCCCTGCAGGCCCTGGACCTCACCCTGCAGCGCGCCGCCGACCCACACTACGACGCGCTGCCCGACCGGGAACGCGACGGGCGGCTTCACACCAGCCTGCCCGCCCTGAAGTTCTACGAACGCAGCGAACACTCCTTCGTGGCCGAGGAGAACGGCACCCTGCACGGCTTCGTCCTGGCGCAGTCGGTCTGGCAGGGTGACCGGCCCATCGTGCTCGTCCGCACCCTGAGTGTGCACCCGGATGCCCCGGCCGACGTTCCCGGCGCCCTGCTGCACGCCACCGTGAAAAGCGCCTACGACAGCGCCGTGTACGAGATTCACTTTCCCATGACGCCCGCCCTGCACGCTGCCGCGCAGGCAGAGAGCGCCGTGCTGACCGGCGCGTACGCCGTGTGCCACCTGGGCACCCGCGCCGACACGGCCCCCGGTGAGCGGCTGCCCATACCCCCCGCACAGGGCGCATAA
- a CDS encoding DUF503 domain-containing protein, with amino-acid sequence MALGYVGVLTVRVEMPWVASLKEKRALVRPVVERLKVRFPLTVARLDGLDAHDWEVIGVATISNDYGWVEETLRMAADYIAKEGPYRVTSEEIDITPLGADDSGE; translated from the coding sequence GTGGCCCTGGGCTATGTGGGTGTCCTGACCGTCCGGGTCGAGATGCCCTGGGTCGCCAGCCTCAAGGAGAAACGCGCGCTCGTGCGCCCGGTCGTGGAACGCCTGAAGGTCCGCTTTCCCCTCACGGTGGCCCGGCTCGACGGCCTGGACGCCCACGACTGGGAAGTGATCGGCGTGGCCACCATCAGCAACGACTACGGCTGGGTGGAGGAGACCCTGCGCATGGCCGCGGACTACATCGCCAAGGAAGGTCCGTACCGCGTGACCAGCGAGGAGATCGACATCACCCCGCTCGGCGCCGACGACAGCGGCGAGTAA
- a CDS encoding nucleoside deaminase: MAPTPPPLDHRSYLQAALDLARQAQAAGSAPVGAVLVDAQGTIIARGRNRVGEAQTSEHVGHASVAHAEMDLYFQVGKLQAPETLTLYTSLEPCLMCGGASALLGVRRIVWATDDPWGGSGRLIKWSDHPAMQDTEVIPTPERDLERDGAALFAPEAKRAFPDEGWALWQQRYPDETHGL; the protein is encoded by the coding sequence ATGGCCCCCACCCCGCCCCCCCTGGATCACCGCTCGTACCTTCAGGCCGCCCTCGACCTCGCCCGGCAGGCCCAGGCTGCCGGCAGCGCGCCCGTCGGCGCCGTGCTTGTCGACGCCCAGGGCACCATCATCGCCCGCGGCCGCAACCGCGTCGGGGAAGCCCAGACCTCCGAACACGTCGGGCACGCCAGCGTCGCCCACGCCGAGATGGACCTGTACTTCCAGGTGGGCAAGCTCCAGGCCCCCGAAACCCTCACCCTGTACACCAGCCTGGAACCCTGCCTGATGTGCGGCGGCGCCAGCGCCCTCCTCGGCGTCAGACGCATCGTCTGGGCCACCGACGATCCCTGGGGCGGCTCGGGCCGCCTGATCAAATGGTCCGATCACCCCGCCATGCAGGACACCGAAGTCATTCCCACCCCCGAACGGGACCTAGAGCGCGACGGCGCCGCGCTGTTCGCCCCCGAGGCGAAACGCGCCTTCCCCGACGAAGGCTGGGCCCTGTGGCAGCAGCGCTACCCGGACGAGACCCACGGCCTGTAA